One genomic segment of Agromyces intestinalis includes these proteins:
- a CDS encoding carbohydrate ABC transporter permease, whose amino-acid sequence MRLSGRHRIVPYLFIAPWIVGFLAFTLFPATFSLWMSMFDWGIVGDRTFIGFDNYIRMFGDDTFYLAMSNTVRYALILVPLSVGLSLGLAVLLSRDVRGVGLFKTAFYLPTLLTGVALAIVWGWILADRGVLNFFIASLGGEPVRWLTDPGSAMWAMVLTTCFGQGAQMLIFLSALKNVPAELYEAATIDGAGPFRKFGRITLPMIGPAIVFNTIISIIAAFQQITVVLNLTGGGPDKATYFYSLFVYENAFRRGDLGYAASNAWIMLIAVLVLTLVFLRLSRRWSYYEV is encoded by the coding sequence ATGCGCCTCTCCGGACGGCATCGCATCGTGCCGTACCTGTTCATCGCCCCGTGGATCGTCGGCTTCCTCGCCTTCACGCTGTTCCCGGCCACGTTCTCACTCTGGATGTCGATGTTCGACTGGGGCATCGTGGGTGACCGCACGTTCATCGGCTTCGACAACTACATTCGCATGTTCGGCGATGACACGTTCTACCTTGCAATGTCGAACACCGTTCGATACGCACTGATCCTCGTCCCGCTGTCGGTCGGTCTTTCGCTCGGCCTCGCCGTCCTCCTCTCGCGCGACGTGCGCGGCGTCGGACTGTTCAAGACCGCGTTCTACCTGCCGACTCTGCTGACGGGCGTTGCTCTTGCAATCGTCTGGGGCTGGATCCTGGCCGATCGCGGCGTACTCAACTTCTTCATCGCGTCGCTCGGTGGTGAACCGGTGCGCTGGCTCACCGACCCGGGCTCCGCGATGTGGGCGATGGTCCTCACGACCTGCTTCGGGCAGGGAGCACAGATGCTCATCTTCCTGTCGGCACTCAAGAACGTCCCCGCCGAACTGTACGAGGCAGCGACGATCGACGGCGCCGGGCCGTTCCGCAAGTTCGGTCGGATCACTCTGCCGATGATCGGCCCCGCGATCGTGTTCAACACGATCATCTCGATCATTGCGGCCTTCCAGCAGATCACGGTGGTGCTCAACCTCACCGGTGGCGGGCCGGACAAGGCCACGTACTTCTACTCCCTGTTCGTCTACGAGAACGCGTTCCGCCGGGGCGACCTCGGGTATGCCGCATCCAACGCGTGGATCATGCTCATCGCCGTCCTCGTCCTGACCCTGGTCTTCCTGCGCCTATCGCGGCGCTGGTCCTACTACGAGGTGTGA
- a CDS encoding carbohydrate ABC transporter permease, translating into MSRTIQRSTRQVSRYVVLVAVAVVLIFPFYWAFISSVKPASEQAAYPPSFWPSSFEWSNYADAWNSQPFTRFFLNSVLVTTLSVLGVTFSSAVVAYGFARFEFRGKKALFTLLLATMIIPWDVLVVPLYMQYSFLGWINTYLPLIVPSYFGAPFYIFLLTQFLRTIPRDLEEAAMLDGAGHFRTFTSIFLPLMRPQLVLTAILHTIVVWNDFLGPLVFLNDTDLFTLPIGLSFFKSSQLIDTTSMLCISMVMVVPPLIAFFLGQRQILGNEAGSGLKG; encoded by the coding sequence GTGAGCCGGACAATCCAACGCAGCACGCGTCAGGTCAGCCGCTACGTCGTGCTGGTCGCCGTCGCGGTCGTCCTGATCTTCCCGTTCTACTGGGCGTTCATCTCCTCGGTGAAGCCCGCATCCGAGCAGGCCGCGTACCCGCCGAGCTTCTGGCCGAGCAGTTTCGAGTGGTCGAACTACGCGGACGCCTGGAACTCGCAGCCGTTCACCCGGTTCTTCCTCAACTCGGTCCTCGTGACGACGCTCTCGGTCCTCGGCGTCACCTTCTCGTCGGCGGTCGTCGCGTACGGCTTCGCGAGGTTCGAGTTCCGAGGCAAGAAGGCACTGTTCACGCTGCTACTCGCCACGATGATCATCCCGTGGGACGTGCTCGTCGTGCCCCTCTACATGCAGTACTCGTTCCTCGGCTGGATCAACACCTACCTGCCGCTGATCGTGCCGTCGTACTTCGGGGCACCCTTCTACATCTTCCTGCTGACACAGTTCCTGCGGACGATCCCGCGTGACCTCGAGGAAGCGGCCATGCTCGACGGTGCCGGCCACTTCCGCACCTTCACCTCGATCTTCCTGCCGCTGATGCGACCGCAACTCGTGCTGACCGCGATCCTGCATACGATCGTGGTCTGGAACGACTTCCTCGGTCCGCTCGTGTTCCTGAATGACACGGACCTCTTCACGCTGCCGATCGGTCTTTCGTTCTTCAAGTCCTCGCAGCTCATCGACACCACCTCGATGCTGTGCATCTCGATGGTGATGGTGGTGCCCCCGCTGATCGCGTTCTTCCTTGGCCAACGCCAGATCCTCGGCAATGAAGCGGGCTCCGGCCTCAAGGGATGA
- a CDS encoding ribokinase: MTPSFQGEVGHSTEGRMNRIVVVGSLNLDIVLGVRVLPRPGETVAADRLLTAGGGKGANQAYAAARLTGEPGRVSMVGCIGDDDAGARLASELEHVGVDIAHLARVPASTGHASIAVQADGENTVAVFAGANEAWPDGHAGATPIRKGDVLVVQQEIPAAVVAEALSVARRVGARTVLNAAPARESARDLLADVDVLVVNALELAALVDAGTATARSQTQPVESMLAALDYDGDVVVTIGAAGALVRPRAAAPVRVPAHPVVAIDTVGAGDAFVGALAGQLADGADLFEAVAVANAAGGLTATVRGARHPGLDSAAVARVVRSIP; the protein is encoded by the coding sequence GTGACTCCTTCCTTCCAGGGCGAGGTCGGCCACTCGACGGAGGGTCGAATGAACCGCATCGTGGTCGTCGGCAGTCTCAACCTCGACATCGTCCTCGGCGTGCGCGTGCTGCCCCGACCAGGCGAGACCGTCGCCGCTGACCGCCTCCTCACCGCCGGCGGCGGCAAGGGCGCGAATCAGGCCTATGCGGCGGCACGCTTGACCGGCGAGCCCGGCCGGGTCTCGATGGTCGGATGCATCGGCGACGATGATGCGGGCGCGCGCCTGGCCTCGGAGCTCGAGCACGTCGGCGTGGACATCGCCCACCTCGCGCGGGTCCCTGCGTCGACAGGCCACGCGAGTATCGCCGTACAGGCCGACGGCGAGAACACGGTAGCGGTGTTCGCAGGCGCGAACGAGGCGTGGCCCGACGGGCATGCTGGGGCAACTCCGATTCGCAAGGGCGATGTTCTCGTCGTCCAACAGGAGATCCCCGCCGCGGTCGTCGCCGAAGCACTGTCCGTCGCCCGCCGGGTCGGCGCTCGCACGGTACTGAACGCGGCACCTGCACGCGAGAGCGCTCGAGACCTCCTCGCCGATGTCGACGTGCTCGTCGTGAATGCACTCGAGCTCGCAGCGCTCGTCGACGCCGGAACGGCGACGGCGCGTTCGCAGACCCAGCCGGTCGAGTCCATGCTGGCCGCGCTCGACTACGACGGTGATGTGGTCGTAACCATCGGCGCCGCAGGCGCCCTGGTCCGGCCGCGCGCGGCTGCGCCGGTGCGTGTACCAGCGCACCCCGTAGTGGCGATCGACACGGTCGGTGCGGGCGACGCCTTCGTCGGCGCACTCGCCGGTCAGCTCGCCGATGGTGCCGACCTCTTCGAGGCCGTGGCGGTGGCCAATGCAGCCGGCGGCCTCACCGCGACGGTCCGCGGGGCCCGGCATCCGGGGCTCGACAGCGCTGCTGTTGCCCGAGTCGTTCGGAGCATCCCGTGA
- the rbsD gene encoding D-ribose pyranase: MITNSPILNPALLAALAGAGHGHGIVVADAGLPLPAGVPVIDLSLTPGTPSFAVVVRAVLESTPIESYVVAAESATDGSFDDWHGLDALLAHMPVTWVSHEEFTARLPSAHIVIRTGECTPYANIALIAGTTFS; encoded by the coding sequence GTGATCACGAACTCGCCCATCCTGAACCCAGCGCTGCTTGCCGCCTTAGCCGGCGCAGGCCACGGCCACGGCATCGTGGTGGCCGACGCGGGGCTGCCGCTGCCCGCGGGGGTGCCGGTGATCGATCTCTCGCTCACGCCTGGCACGCCGTCCTTCGCCGTCGTCGTCCGGGCCGTTCTCGAGAGTACGCCGATCGAGTCGTATGTCGTCGCCGCGGAATCCGCCACCGACGGTTCCTTCGACGACTGGCACGGCCTCGATGCACTCCTCGCGCACATGCCGGTGACCTGGGTGAGCCACGAGGAGTTCACGGCGCGCCTGCCCAGCGCCCACATCGTCATCCGCACCGGCGAGTGCACGCCATACGCGAACATCGCGCTGATCGCGGGCACAACTTTCTCCTGA
- a CDS encoding Gfo/Idh/MocA family protein, with amino-acid sequence MTGYYPRVARGAHSYPLDESVPESDRLGLGVVGLNEGRTALLAALRTSRVRPVAGCDVSEDALRAVERDLPGIHYTTAYAELLADPAVDIVGIYTPDQLHGPQIVEAFEAGKDVVCTKPVVNSVDHAKAVLEASRRTGRKLLVGQSIRFFESMRRQRAAFERGEVGELEVVETHYTHRMDWYYDGRPWIAEKSDWVYLGMSHPLDLLRWYLGPIDRVSAVGSRSSLARSAGTTSFDVYSVNATTADGRIGRAFGHYGMHELPRARNSIECMLYGSEGTSLAKYHDMHYLHTGADGVEVLEDLLYEYRHFHFNNEVHGMHYGEFANYLQYFAEAIVRGDAYSPGLEEGLETFALMEGVRRSAQAGGAPVEIAPIVAALGIG; translated from the coding sequence ATGACCGGCTACTACCCCCGCGTCGCTCGTGGAGCGCACTCGTACCCGCTCGACGAGTCGGTGCCCGAATCCGACCGGCTCGGGCTCGGGGTCGTCGGCCTGAACGAAGGCCGCACCGCCCTGCTCGCAGCCCTCCGCACCTCCCGTGTGCGGCCGGTCGCCGGCTGCGACGTCAGTGAAGACGCGCTTCGCGCGGTCGAGCGCGACCTGCCGGGCATCCACTACACGACCGCCTACGCCGAACTGCTGGCGGACCCGGCCGTGGACATCGTCGGCATCTACACGCCCGACCAGCTGCATGGCCCGCAGATCGTGGAGGCGTTCGAAGCCGGCAAGGACGTGGTCTGCACGAAGCCGGTCGTCAACTCGGTCGACCATGCGAAGGCCGTGCTCGAGGCATCCCGGCGGACGGGCCGCAAGCTCCTGGTCGGCCAGAGCATCCGCTTCTTCGAGTCGATGCGCCGTCAGCGTGCCGCGTTCGAGCGCGGCGAGGTCGGCGAGCTCGAGGTCGTCGAGACGCACTACACGCACCGAATGGACTGGTACTACGACGGCCGCCCCTGGATCGCGGAGAAGTCCGACTGGGTCTACTTGGGCATGAGCCATCCGCTCGACCTGCTGCGCTGGTACCTCGGACCGATCGACCGGGTGTCGGCGGTCGGCTCGAGGTCGTCGCTCGCGCGCAGCGCGGGCACGACGTCGTTCGACGTGTACTCGGTGAACGCGACCACGGCCGACGGTCGGATCGGTCGCGCGTTCGGCCACTACGGCATGCATGAACTGCCGCGCGCACGGAACTCCATCGAGTGCATGCTGTACGGCTCGGAGGGCACGTCGCTCGCGAAGTACCACGACATGCACTACCTGCACACGGGCGCGGACGGGGTCGAGGTGCTCGAGGACCTGCTCTACGAGTACCGTCACTTCCACTTCAACAACGAGGTGCACGGCATGCATTACGGCGAGTTCGCGAACTACCTGCAGTACTTCGCCGAGGCGATCGTCAGGGGCGACGCGTACTCACCAGGGTTGGAAGAGGGCCTCGAGACCTTCGCACTCATGGAAGGCGTGCGACGATCCGCTCAAGCCGGTGGAGCACCGGTGGAGATCGCCCCCATCGTGGCGGCGCTGGGCATCGGGTGA
- a CDS encoding glycosyl hydrolase family 95 catalytic domain-containing protein → MPISRHQTDDPAPPVARSRARRWTAAAVALALGTGGFVAVSTPATAAEPSPFGEQPALKAWYSAPAGPANDKAAAWEKESIPLGNGFLGASILGGVDSDEIIINDHTYWTGGPGQNPAYDGGFSSKTSEENAAIVAKAQELLQAAWDGTSPATVDANGNITPATTPSSAKMNEITSTVNQLIGSKQNFGSYRQLSSILMSADPIVALTGFSANYTNPNNPNEGTAALFDGATNTKMFADKFGRPTAERPYEVQWSYSSAFAASGYRLATGNDSPPRDFLSWDLYARADGGDWVLVDTVANAAFGAARQTYKSFDLDVPGSYDEYRMDVTATVGGADPQMSEIEVTAAASGAPEFIGSTASREHPNNAQERSPALFDGDTGTKMYADGAGQITEANPYTVEWSYSKPFDVATYRLATGNDVPGRDFRAWKLYAKSGAGEWTLIDTVADAAFGDARKAYQQFEADVPGSYDAFRMTVTALKQLSQQPQMSEIDMGVPSSGEEEEPVTDYRRELDLDGSKASVSYTRDGVGFQREYFVSNPDDVMAIRLSASEPGRITQSFSLKPIDPRSIVVQGDTITATGWVAGHNQGGDDVNAFNDALHYAQQLKVIPVGEGAELIANDTAITVMNADSVVLLTTSNTNYQEDITADEPYPGENPLNNYFDGQDPLPEVEERIAAASTQSFDELYATHLADYRALYDRVKLNLGNVAAVTAKTTPQLLAGYRDGTNSADENRYLETLYYQFGRYLLISSSREGALPANLQGIWAYGTNPPWAADYHANINLQMNYWLAEQTNLSELTEPLISYIDALVPRGAQGAERVFGAGTRGWTTWHENNIWGNTAPAVSGAFYSPEDGAWLAQHVWEHYLYTQDVDFLAQHYDLLRDAALFWVDTLVLDTTSNKLVVSPSYSPEHGPYSLGATEPQSVVSGLFEDVIEAHDVLGDRLDSVDSTNGLEGRAAEDAYLNEIATAKAGMLGLQIAPKGTYTQGGRTYQGGQLQEWQHPIAIDFTGDGSHRHTNHLYALHPGDQVVAGRSAEEDALVDAMKVTLNTRGDSSTGWSMAWKLNFWARVRDGDRAHVLYGNLLKQGTYDNLWDAHPPFQIDGNFGGTAGATEMLLQSQGDAIELLPATPEIWGTGSVTGLRARGNVGVDIAWTGGVVSEAVLTPAVSQTLTVKAADLAGKVVTDSNGRRVRFESVANYEGEQDSTTIRFDGTAGETYRIAVLDDSTPPTVTVKPESKGKDGVYREASFKLFDEGWIDRLTLNGVEKDLTDNTWSDLNGVKPGAFGGKAGSNKLQVFDTAGNVTTVTFVLDVTGPTVTVKDDAGSTTGSAADGYERVSFKLFDAYQVDRLTLNGVEKDLTDNTWSDLNGVKPGAFGAKLGANELQVFDVAGNATTVAFTLVAPAPPVPAWDSGTVYLLGDEVSYGGAVYLAQWWTRNERPGSSATGSWMERGAPVAAAGVGVLSWTPSWVYTGGERVAHGGHVWKAKWWTRNQAPGDPNGPWLDLGAY, encoded by the coding sequence ATGCCCATCTCTCGGCACCAGACGGACGATCCGGCACCCCCCGTCGCGCGGAGTCGCGCCAGGCGGTGGACCGCCGCGGCGGTCGCCCTCGCGCTCGGCACGGGCGGATTCGTCGCCGTGAGCACGCCCGCGACCGCGGCGGAGCCCTCGCCCTTCGGCGAGCAGCCGGCGCTGAAGGCGTGGTACTCCGCGCCGGCCGGCCCGGCGAACGACAAGGCCGCGGCATGGGAGAAGGAGAGCATCCCGCTCGGCAACGGCTTCCTCGGCGCGAGCATCCTCGGGGGCGTCGACAGCGACGAGATCATCATCAACGACCACACCTACTGGACGGGCGGCCCCGGGCAGAACCCCGCCTACGACGGCGGATTCAGCTCCAAGACCTCGGAGGAGAACGCCGCCATCGTCGCGAAGGCGCAGGAGCTGCTGCAGGCGGCGTGGGATGGCACGTCGCCGGCGACCGTTGACGCGAACGGCAACATCACGCCGGCCACGACACCGAGCTCGGCGAAGATGAACGAGATCACGAGCACCGTGAACCAGCTCATCGGCAGCAAGCAGAACTTCGGCAGCTATCGGCAGCTCAGCTCGATCCTCATGAGCGCCGATCCGATCGTCGCGCTCACCGGGTTCTCAGCCAACTACACGAACCCCAACAACCCGAACGAGGGCACCGCGGCCCTGTTCGACGGCGCCACGAACACCAAGATGTTCGCCGACAAGTTCGGGCGGCCGACGGCCGAACGGCCGTACGAGGTGCAGTGGTCGTACTCGAGCGCATTCGCGGCCTCCGGGTACCGGCTCGCGACCGGCAACGACAGCCCCCCGCGCGACTTCCTGAGCTGGGACCTGTACGCACGAGCCGACGGCGGCGACTGGGTGCTCGTCGACACGGTCGCGAACGCGGCGTTCGGGGCGGCTCGGCAGACGTACAAGTCGTTCGACCTCGACGTTCCCGGCTCGTACGACGAGTACCGGATGGACGTGACCGCGACCGTGGGCGGGGCCGATCCGCAGATGTCCGAGATCGAGGTGACGGCCGCTGCGTCCGGCGCGCCCGAGTTCATCGGCTCGACGGCCAGCCGCGAGCACCCCAACAACGCACAGGAGCGCTCACCGGCCCTGTTCGACGGCGACACCGGCACGAAGATGTACGCCGACGGAGCCGGGCAGATCACCGAGGCCAACCCGTACACGGTCGAGTGGTCGTACTCGAAGCCGTTCGACGTGGCGACCTATCGCCTCGCCACCGGCAACGACGTGCCTGGCCGCGACTTCAGGGCCTGGAAGCTGTACGCGAAGTCGGGCGCCGGCGAGTGGACGCTCATCGACACCGTGGCGGATGCCGCGTTCGGCGACGCCCGCAAGGCGTACCAGCAGTTCGAGGCCGACGTGCCCGGTTCGTACGACGCATTCAGGATGACCGTCACCGCCCTGAAGCAGCTCAGCCAGCAGCCGCAGATGTCGGAGATCGACATGGGCGTCCCCTCGTCGGGCGAGGAGGAGGAGCCCGTCACCGACTACCGTCGGGAGCTCGACCTCGACGGCAGCAAGGCCTCGGTGTCGTACACGCGCGACGGCGTCGGCTTCCAGCGCGAGTACTTCGTGTCGAACCCCGACGACGTCATGGCGATCCGTCTCAGCGCGTCCGAGCCCGGGAGGATCACCCAGTCGTTCTCGCTCAAGCCGATCGATCCGAGGTCGATCGTCGTCCAGGGCGACACGATCACCGCAACCGGGTGGGTCGCCGGGCACAACCAGGGCGGAGATGACGTCAACGCCTTCAACGACGCCCTGCACTACGCCCAGCAGCTGAAGGTCATTCCCGTGGGCGAGGGCGCCGAGCTCATCGCGAACGACACCGCGATCACGGTCATGAACGCCGACTCGGTCGTGCTCCTCACCACGTCGAACACGAACTACCAGGAGGACATCACCGCCGACGAGCCCTACCCGGGCGAGAACCCGCTCAACAACTACTTCGACGGGCAGGATCCCCTCCCCGAGGTCGAGGAGCGGATCGCCGCGGCATCCACGCAGAGCTTCGACGAGCTGTACGCGACCCACCTGGCCGACTACCGCGCGCTCTACGACCGCGTGAAGCTGAACCTCGGCAACGTGGCAGCCGTCACTGCCAAGACGACGCCGCAGCTGCTGGCCGGCTACCGCGACGGCACGAACTCCGCCGACGAGAACCGGTACCTCGAGACGCTGTACTACCAGTTCGGTCGGTACCTGCTCATCTCGTCGTCGCGCGAGGGGGCGCTGCCGGCGAACCTCCAGGGCATCTGGGCCTACGGCACCAACCCGCCATGGGCCGCCGACTACCACGCGAACATCAACCTGCAGATGAACTACTGGCTCGCGGAGCAGACGAACCTCTCCGAGCTGACCGAGCCGCTGATCAGCTACATCGACGCACTCGTGCCCCGCGGCGCGCAGGGTGCCGAGCGGGTGTTCGGCGCGGGCACCCGCGGGTGGACGACGTGGCACGAGAACAACATCTGGGGCAATACCGCACCGGCCGTCTCGGGCGCGTTCTACAGCCCCGAGGACGGCGCCTGGCTCGCCCAGCACGTGTGGGAGCACTACCTCTACACGCAGGACGTCGACTTCCTCGCCCAGCACTACGACCTGCTCCGCGACGCGGCGCTGTTCTGGGTCGACACCCTCGTGCTCGACACGACGAGCAACAAGCTCGTCGTGAGCCCCTCGTACTCGCCCGAGCACGGCCCCTACTCACTGGGCGCGACCGAGCCGCAGTCGGTCGTCAGCGGTCTCTTCGAAGACGTGATCGAGGCGCACGACGTGCTCGGCGACCGCCTCGACTCGGTCGACTCGACGAACGGCCTCGAGGGCCGGGCGGCAGAGGACGCCTACCTCAACGAGATCGCGACGGCGAAGGCCGGCATGCTCGGGCTGCAGATCGCACCGAAGGGCACCTACACGCAGGGCGGGCGCACCTACCAGGGCGGGCAGTTGCAGGAGTGGCAGCACCCGATCGCGATCGACTTCACCGGCGACGGCAGTCACCGTCACACGAACCACCTCTACGCCCTGCACCCGGGCGACCAGGTGGTGGCGGGTCGCAGCGCCGAGGAGGACGCCCTCGTGGACGCGATGAAGGTGACGCTCAACACCCGCGGCGACTCCTCGACCGGCTGGTCGATGGCCTGGAAGCTGAACTTCTGGGCCCGGGTCCGCGACGGCGACCGCGCGCACGTCCTCTACGGCAACCTGCTGAAGCAGGGCACCTACGACAATCTGTGGGATGCGCACCCGCCCTTCCAGATCGACGGCAACTTCGGCGGCACGGCCGGCGCGACCGAGATGCTGCTGCAGTCGCAGGGCGACGCGATCGAGCTGCTGCCGGCGACGCCCGAGATCTGGGGCACCGGCTCGGTCACCGGGCTGCGGGCGCGTGGGAACGTGGGCGTCGACATCGCGTGGACGGGCGGCGTCGTCTCGGAGGCCGTGCTCACCCCGGCGGTCTCGCAGACCCTGACCGTCAAGGCGGCCGACCTCGCCGGCAAGGTCGTCACCGATTCGAACGGCCGACGAGTGCGGTTCGAGTCGGTCGCGAACTACGAGGGCGAGCAGGATAGCACCACGATCCGCTTCGACGGCACGGCCGGTGAGACGTATCGCATCGCGGTGCTGGACGACTCGACCCCGCCCACGGTGACGGTGAAGCCCGAGTCGAAGGGCAAGGACGGCGTCTACCGCGAGGCATCCTTCAAGCTCTTCGACGAGGGCTGGATCGACCGGCTGACGCTGAACGGCGTCGAGAAGGACCTGACCGACAACACCTGGTCGGACCTCAACGGCGTCAAGCCCGGCGCGTTCGGCGGCAAGGCCGGCAGCAACAAGCTGCAGGTGTTCGACACCGCCGGGAACGTCACGACCGTGACCTTCGTGCTGGATGTCACGGGCCCGACGGTGACCGTCAAAGACGACGCCGGGTCGACGACCGGTTCGGCCGCCGACGGCTACGAGCGCGTGTCGTTCAAGCTGTTCGACGCGTACCAGGTCGACCGGCTCACCCTGAACGGGGTCGAGAAGGACCTGACCGACAACACCTGGTCGGACCTCAACGGCGTCAAGCCCGGGGCCTTCGGGGCGAAGCTCGGCGCCAACGAGCTGCAGGTCTTCGACGTGGCGGGCAATGCCACGACGGTCGCCTTCACACTCGTGGCTCCCGCGCCGCCGGTGCCCGCGTGGGACTCGGGCACCGTCTACCTCCTCGGCGATGAGGTGTCGTACGGCGGCGCGGTCTACCTCGCGCAGTGGTGGACGCGCAACGAACGGCCGGGCAGCAGCGCGACCGGTTCCTGGATGGAACGGGGCGCCCCGGTCGCGGCCGCCGGGGTCGGGGTGCTCAGCTGGACGCCGTCGTGGGTGTACACCGGCGGCGAGCGGGTCGCGCATGGCGGGCACGTCTGGAAAGCCAAGTGGTGGACCCGCAACCAGGCACCGGGCGATCCGAACGGTCCGTGGCTCGACCTCGGCGCCTACTGA
- a CDS encoding SDR family NAD(P)-dependent oxidoreductase, producing MDINGKVFVVTGAGNGIGREVALQLLAAGASVAGVDLSEAGLTETAARAGAGSKFTSHAVNITDRAAVEALPAAVEAAHGAVDGIVNVAGVIQKFVKVIDLPYEEIEKVMNVNFWGVVHVCKAFLPALVARPEAAIVNVSSMGALAPVPGQAVYGASKAAVMLLTEALYAELLGSKVQVSVIFPGAIATDIASNSGVALGGDTSAESTTRKMTSAPDAGRVIIDAIRKGRFRATIGSDASGLDKLSRFSPKRATELIAKQMGDLLG from the coding sequence ATGGACATCAACGGCAAGGTCTTCGTGGTCACGGGCGCCGGCAACGGCATCGGGCGCGAGGTCGCACTGCAACTGCTCGCCGCCGGCGCCTCGGTCGCGGGCGTCGACCTGAGCGAAGCGGGCCTGACCGAGACGGCCGCCCGCGCCGGGGCAGGCTCGAAGTTCACCTCGCACGCCGTGAACATCACCGACCGCGCCGCCGTCGAAGCGCTGCCCGCCGCGGTCGAGGCGGCGCACGGCGCGGTCGACGGCATCGTGAACGTCGCGGGCGTGATCCAGAAGTTCGTCAAGGTGATCGATCTGCCCTACGAAGAGATCGAGAAGGTCATGAACGTCAACTTCTGGGGCGTCGTGCACGTCTGCAAGGCGTTCCTGCCGGCGCTCGTCGCACGGCCCGAGGCCGCGATCGTCAACGTGTCGAGCATGGGCGCGCTCGCGCCGGTGCCCGGCCAGGCCGTGTACGGAGCATCCAAGGCCGCCGTGATGCTCTTGACCGAAGCGCTCTACGCCGAACTGCTCGGCTCGAAGGTGCAGGTGTCGGTCATCTTCCCGGGCGCGATCGCGACCGACATCGCCTCGAACTCGGGGGTCGCGCTCGGCGGCGACACCTCGGCCGAGTCCACCACGCGCAAGATGACGAGCGCGCCCGACGCGGGTCGCGTCATCATCGACGCGATTCGGAAGGGCCGCTTCCGCGCCACCATCGGGTCGGATGCCTCGGGGCTCGACAAGCTCTCACGGTTCAGCCCGAAGCGGGCCACCGAACTCATCGCGAAGCAGATGGGCGACCTGCTGGGCTGA
- a CDS encoding cupin, with the protein MADLTDLVQTHLAAALADERGRSAEVIVHDGPLRQALIALKSGVELSEHNSPAAASLQVLTGRVRVTGQEVTEITEGRVDALTHHRHSVLALEDSVLLRTTVTGVDQVDGPERAR; encoded by the coding sequence ATGGCAGACCTGACTGATCTCGTCCAGACCCACCTGGCGGCGGCGCTCGCCGACGAGCGCGGTCGCAGCGCCGAGGTGATCGTGCACGACGGGCCGCTGCGCCAGGCGCTCATCGCCCTGAAGTCGGGAGTCGAGCTGTCGGAGCACAACTCCCCCGCCGCGGCGAGCCTGCAGGTGCTGACCGGGCGCGTGCGCGTGACCGGCCAGGAGGTCACCGAGATCACCGAGGGCCGGGTCGACGCGTTGACGCACCACCGCCACTCGGTGCTCGCGCTCGAGGACTCGGTGCTGCTGCGCACCACCGTCACGGGCGTCGACCAGGTCGACGGACCCGAGCGGGCGCGCTGA